A genome region from Halorussus pelagicus includes the following:
- the ilvC gene encoding ketol-acid reductoisomerase codes for MTDEFDTTVYYDDDADSSHIDDETVAVLGYGSQGHAHAQNLADSGVDVIVGLREDSASRSAAEADGLRVATPTEAASEASVVSVLVPDTVQPAVYADIEDELDAGDTLQFAHGFNVHYGQIEPADDVDVTMIAPKSPGHLVRRNYESGEGTPGLLAVYQDATGDAKEQALAYGKAIGCTRAGVVETTFREETETDLFGEQAVLCGGVTELIKMGYETLVDAGYSPEMAYFECLNEMKLIVDLMYEGGMGEMWDSVSDTAEYGGLTRGERVVDESARENMEEVLEEVQNGEFAREWITENQAGRPSYRQRRIAEKNHDIEDVGERLRDLFAWAEDAQEESSENDSEKVPADD; via the coding sequence ATGACTGACGAATTCGACACCACGGTTTACTACGACGACGACGCGGACAGTTCGCACATCGACGACGAGACCGTCGCGGTCCTCGGCTACGGGAGTCAGGGCCACGCTCACGCCCAGAACCTCGCGGACAGCGGGGTGGACGTAATCGTGGGCCTGCGCGAGGATTCGGCGTCGCGGAGCGCCGCCGAGGCCGACGGCCTGCGAGTAGCGACCCCGACGGAGGCCGCAAGTGAGGCCTCCGTCGTCTCGGTCCTCGTCCCCGACACGGTTCAGCCAGCGGTGTACGCCGACATCGAGGACGAACTCGACGCGGGCGACACCCTCCAGTTCGCCCACGGGTTCAACGTCCACTACGGCCAAATCGAACCGGCCGACGACGTGGACGTGACGATGATCGCGCCCAAGTCGCCGGGCCACCTCGTCCGGCGCAACTACGAGAGCGGCGAGGGGACGCCCGGCCTGCTGGCGGTGTACCAGGACGCCACGGGCGATGCCAAGGAGCAGGCGCTCGCCTACGGGAAGGCAATCGGCTGTACGCGCGCGGGCGTGGTCGAGACCACGTTCCGCGAGGAGACCGAGACCGACCTGTTCGGCGAGCAGGCGGTCCTCTGTGGCGGCGTCACCGAACTCATCAAGATGGGCTACGAGACGCTCGTGGACGCGGGATACAGCCCCGAGATGGCCTACTTCGAGTGCCTGAACGAGATGAAACTCATCGTGGACCTCATGTACGAGGGCGGGATGGGCGAGATGTGGGATTCGGTCTCGGACACCGCCGAGTACGGCGGTCTGACTCGCGGCGAGCGAGTCGTTGACGAGAGCGCCCGCGAGAACATGGAGGAAGTCCTCGAAGAGGTCCAGAACGGCGAGTTCGCCCGCGAGTGGATAACCGAGAATCAGGCCGGACGCCCGTCCTACCGCCAGCGCCGCATCGCCGAGAAGAACCACGACATCGAGGACGTGGGTGAGCGCCTGCGTGACCTCTTCGCGTGGGCCGAGGACGCGCAGGAAGAATCGAGCGAGAACGACTCCGAGAAAGTCCCAGCAGACGACTGA
- the leuC gene encoding 3-isopropylmalate dehydratase large subunit, whose product MSDATLYDKVWERHKVTELPTGQDQLFVGLHLIHEVTSPQAFGMLRERDLEVAYPERTHATVDHIVPTEGRDRPYEGAAEEMMAELEENVREAGIEFSSPDTGNQGIVHVIGPEQGLTQPGMTVVCGDSHTSTHGAFGALAFGIGTSQIRDVLATGTVAMEKKDVRRIRVTGELGDCVEAKDVILQIIRRLGTDGGVGYVYEYAGEAIENLDVEGRMSICNMSIEGGARAGYVNPDETTFEWLAETDAFADDPETFEELKPYWESIASDDDAEYDDEVVIDGDDLEPMVTWGTTPGQGVGVTEPIPEPEDLPADKRDTARRAQEHMGVEPGETMDGYPIDVAFLGSCTNARLPDLRRAARLVAGREVHDDVKALVVPGSQRVKAAAEAEGLDEIFEDAGFDWRGAGCSMCLGMNDDQLEGDEASASSSNRNFVGRQGSKDGKTVLMNPRMVAAAAIRGEVTDARQLDETAVAEEVRA is encoded by the coding sequence GTGAGCGACGCCACCCTGTACGACAAGGTATGGGAGCGCCACAAGGTGACGGAACTCCCGACCGGGCAGGACCAGTTGTTCGTGGGTCTTCACCTCATCCACGAGGTGACGAGTCCGCAGGCGTTCGGGATGCTCCGCGAGCGAGACCTCGAAGTCGCCTATCCGGAGCGCACCCACGCCACCGTGGACCACATCGTCCCGACAGAGGGACGCGACCGACCGTACGAGGGCGCGGCCGAGGAAATGATGGCCGAACTGGAGGAGAACGTCCGCGAGGCGGGCATCGAGTTCTCCAGCCCCGACACCGGAAATCAGGGCATCGTGCACGTCATCGGCCCGGAGCAGGGACTCACCCAACCCGGCATGACCGTGGTCTGTGGCGACAGCCACACCTCGACGCACGGAGCCTTCGGCGCGCTGGCGTTCGGCATCGGCACCTCCCAGATTCGGGACGTGCTGGCGACCGGCACCGTGGCGATGGAGAAGAAGGACGTGCGCCGGATTCGGGTCACGGGCGAACTCGGCGACTGCGTCGAGGCCAAAGACGTGATTCTCCAGATAATCCGGCGACTCGGCACCGACGGCGGCGTCGGCTACGTCTACGAGTACGCTGGCGAGGCCATCGAAAACCTCGACGTGGAGGGTCGAATGAGCATCTGTAACATGTCCATCGAGGGCGGCGCTCGCGCGGGCTACGTCAACCCCGACGAGACCACCTTCGAGTGGTTGGCCGAGACCGACGCGTTCGCGGACGACCCCGAGACGTTCGAGGAGTTGAAACCCTACTGGGAGTCTATCGCGTCGGACGACGACGCCGAGTACGACGACGAGGTCGTCATCGACGGCGACGACCTCGAACCGATGGTGACGTGGGGCACCACGCCCGGACAGGGCGTCGGCGTCACCGAACCGATTCCCGAACCAGAGGACCTGCCCGCGGACAAGCGCGACACCGCCCGGCGCGCCCAAGAACACATGGGCGTCGAACCGGGCGAGACGATGGACGGCTACCCCATCGACGTTGCCTTCCTCGGGTCCTGCACCAACGCGCGCCTGCCGGACCTCCGGCGCGCGGCCCGTCTCGTCGCGGGTCGGGAGGTCCACGACGACGTGAAGGCGTTGGTCGTTCCGGGAAGTCAGCGCGTCAAGGCCGCCGCCGAGGCGGAAGGACTGGACGAAATCTTCGAGGACGCGGGTTTCGACTGGCGCGGGGCCGGATGCTCGATGTGTCTCGGGATGAACGACGACCAACTGGAGGGCGACGAGGCCAGCGCCTCCTCCTCGAATCGGAACTTCGTCGGGAGACAGGGGAGCAAGGACGGCAAGACCGTGCTGATGAACCCCCGGATGGTCGCGGCCGCCGCGATTCGCGGCGAAGTGACCGACGCACGGCAACTCGACGAGACCGCCGTGGCCGAGGAGGTGCGAGCGTGA
- the leuD gene encoding 3-isopropylmalate dehydratase small subunit, whose translation MTDIETVERASGTGIPVRGNDIDTDQIIPARFMKVVTFDGLGQFAFHDQRFTDKDEPKDHPFNEDRFRDASVMVVNANFGCGSSREHAPQALVRWGIDAIVGESFAEIFAGNCLALGVPTVTASADDIEALQNYAEENPDAEIEVDVAAETVRYGETEIDATVDDAQRKALVEGVWDTTALLKSNAEAVARTASDLPYVEGAE comes from the coding sequence GTGACCGACATCGAGACGGTCGAGCGCGCCTCTGGCACCGGGATTCCGGTCCGGGGCAACGACATCGACACCGACCAGATAATCCCCGCCCGGTTCATGAAGGTCGTGACCTTCGACGGTCTCGGCCAGTTCGCGTTCCACGACCAGCGATTCACCGACAAAGACGAACCGAAGGACCACCCGTTCAACGAGGACCGGTTCCGGGACGCCTCGGTCATGGTCGTCAACGCGAACTTCGGCTGTGGCTCCTCGCGCGAACACGCCCCGCAGGCGCTCGTGCGCTGGGGCATCGACGCCATCGTCGGCGAGAGCTTCGCCGAAATCTTCGCGGGGAACTGCCTCGCGCTCGGCGTGCCGACCGTCACCGCGAGTGCGGACGATATAGAGGCGCTTCAGAACTACGCCGAGGAGAATCCTGACGCCGAAATCGAGGTGGACGTGGCGGCCGAGACTGTCCGGTACGGCGAGACGGAAATCGACGCCACGGTCGACGACGCCCAGCGCAAGGCGCTGGTCGAGGGCGTCTGGGACACCACGGCGCTCCTCAAATCGAACGCCGAGGCGGTCGCTCGGACCGCGAGCGACCTGCCCTACGTGGAGGGTGCGGAATGA
- a CDS encoding isocitrate/isopropylmalate dehydrogenase family protein — MTDNDSADATAADPERIVVIPGDGIGREVVPAAREVLDAVEPDFEFVEAEAGDAVKDKTGAALPEETRQLAATADATLFGAAGETAADVIIPLRRAVDSFANVRPVRAYPGVDAPNPETDLVFVRENTEGVYAGHESEIAPGVTTLTRVVTEDASAEIARYGFEYAAERDLSVTIAHKANVMRTTDGLFLETARSVAEEFDVAYDDALMDALAMHLVARPEEYDVVVCPNLAGDVLSDLAAGLVGGLGLLPSANVGDERALFEPVHGTAPDIAGEGVANPSATMLSAAMLLEYLGYDESGERVRAAVTGTLASGPHTPDLGGDATTRDVTDAVLSRL; from the coding sequence ATGACCGACAACGACTCGGCGGACGCGACCGCCGCCGACCCCGAGCGAATCGTCGTGATTCCCGGCGACGGCATCGGTCGAGAAGTCGTTCCGGCGGCCCGCGAAGTGCTGGACGCCGTCGAACCCGACTTCGAGTTCGTGGAAGCCGAGGCCGGTGACGCGGTGAAAGACAAAACCGGCGCGGCGCTCCCCGAGGAGACTCGGCAACTCGCGGCGACCGCCGACGCGACGCTGTTCGGCGCGGCGGGCGAGACCGCGGCCGACGTTATCATTCCACTCCGGCGCGCGGTGGACTCGTTCGCCAACGTCCGGCCGGTCCGGGCCTACCCCGGCGTGGACGCGCCGAATCCCGAGACCGACCTCGTGTTCGTCCGCGAGAACACCGAAGGCGTCTACGCGGGCCACGAGTCCGAAATCGCGCCCGGCGTGACCACTCTGACACGGGTCGTTACCGAGGATGCTTCCGCAGAAATCGCCCGTTACGGCTTCGAGTACGCCGCCGAGCGCGACCTCTCGGTGACTATCGCCCACAAAGCGAACGTGATGCGGACCACAGACGGTCTCTTCTTGGAGACTGCCCGGTCGGTCGCCGAGGAGTTCGACGTGGCCTACGACGACGCGCTGATGGACGCGCTGGCGATGCACCTCGTCGCCCGCCCCGAGGAGTACGACGTGGTCGTCTGCCCGAATCTCGCTGGCGACGTGCTGTCGGACCTCGCGGCCGGACTGGTCGGCGGTCTCGGTCTCCTCCCGAGCGCGAACGTCGGCGACGAGCGCGCGCTCTTCGAACCGGTCCACGGCACCGCGCCCGACATCGCTGGCGAGGGCGTCGCCAACCCGAGCGCGACGATGCTGTCGGCCGCGATGCTGTTGGAGTATCTTGGCTACGACGAGTCGGGCGAGCGCGTGCGCGCCGCGGTCACGGGGACGTTGGCGTCCGGTCCACACACGCCCGACCTCGGCGGCGACGCGACGACGAGAGACGTGACCGACGCGGTGCTGTCGAGGCTCTAG
- a CDS encoding DUF7563 family protein, producing the protein MTTTDNRLTNGDDTMAENRCQSCGSFVTRDFARVFGNNHNEVFGCLECMTATEVKKGGARADEVDTTNLIGGRDPLR; encoded by the coding sequence ATGACCACCACCGACAACAGACTCACCAACGGCGACGACACGATGGCCGAGAACCGCTGCCAGTCCTGTGGCTCGTTCGTCACGCGGGACTTCGCTCGCGTCTTCGGAAACAACCACAACGAGGTCTTTGGCTGTCTAGAGTGCATGACTGCGACAGAGGTCAAGAAAGGCGGCGCACGAGCGGACGAGGTAGATACGACGAACCTCATCGGCGGGCGTGACCCGCTCCGGTAA
- a CDS encoding DUF7557 family protein gives MPTIELDEETIERLDSLQVEDESYDEIIVELVNIYEAEERTLFHGGDYSGD, from the coding sequence ATGCCCACAATCGAACTCGACGAGGAGACCATCGAGCGTCTGGACAGTCTTCAGGTGGAAGACGAGTCCTACGACGAGATCATCGTCGAACTCGTCAACATCTACGAGGCCGAGGAGCGCACGCTGTTCCACGGCGGCGACTACAGCGGCGACTGA
- a CDS encoding protein sorting system archaetidylserine decarboxylase, with translation MTGGEEIEESGDSGGQRPPNASNRFAPGAWRYALLALALAIPAALRSRSKRWTRRWTLAGPLLSAGALLFHRDPDRTSPESGVLAPADGRVSVIRDEEHESEDGNGEDGSETDTRVRVGVFMNVTDVHVNRAPLGGRVESVEHEPGKHRPAFSKESDNNEKLHVRFADHDVTLIAGAFARRIHPYVEPGDELERGERLGHISFGSRVDLLLPPEVDLADVAVERGQTVRAGETKLVER, from the coding sequence ATGACGGGCGGAGAAGAGATCGAGGAGTCCGGCGACTCCGGCGGCCAGCGACCGCCGAACGCCTCGAACCGGTTCGCGCCGGGCGCGTGGCGCTACGCCTTGTTGGCGCTCGCGCTAGCGATTCCGGCCGCGCTCCGCTCGCGGTCGAAGCGGTGGACGCGCCGGTGGACGCTCGCGGGACCGCTCCTGAGTGCGGGTGCCCTGCTGTTCCACCGGGACCCCGACCGGACCTCGCCCGAATCCGGCGTCCTCGCGCCCGCGGACGGCCGGGTGTCGGTGATTCGGGACGAAGAACACGAGTCGGAGGACGGAAACGGAGAAGACGGGAGCGAAACCGACACCCGCGTCCGGGTCGGCGTCTTCATGAACGTCACCGACGTTCACGTCAATCGAGCGCCCCTCGGCGGCCGCGTCGAGTCGGTCGAACACGAACCCGGCAAGCACCGGCCCGCGTTCTCGAAGGAGTCGGACAACAACGAGAAACTGCACGTCCGGTTCGCCGACCACGACGTGACGCTTATCGCGGGCGCGTTCGCCCGGCGCATCCACCCCTACGTCGAACCCGGCGACGAACTCGAACGCGGCGAGCGACTCGGCCATATCTCGTTCGGCAGTCGCGTAGACCTTCTCCTGCCGCCCGAGGTGGACCTCGCGGACGTGGCCGTCGAGCGCGGCCAGACGGTCCGAGCGGGCGAGACGAAACTGGTCGAGCGGTAG
- a CDS encoding DUF5799 family protein, with amino-acid sequence MTERAWQDLIVGDRMAVDQEFAQQVTDSQFSRQEWGLIMTAVEFEIENPGDDDRARLVADSSKVEQVMPELDNIRDQMNSVAGGGGGGGGTGGGVFDSVKDALGLGGDDGVDQERLEAADRLTQEYASELQERLEAQGKWKRVREAAAE; translated from the coding sequence ATGACCGAACGCGCGTGGCAGGACCTCATCGTCGGCGACCGGATGGCCGTCGATCAGGAGTTCGCACAGCAAGTCACGGACTCGCAGTTTTCTCGCCAGGAGTGGGGTCTCATCATGACCGCCGTCGAGTTCGAGATAGAGAACCCCGGCGACGACGACCGGGCGCGCCTCGTCGCCGACAGTTCGAAAGTCGAGCAGGTGATGCCCGAACTCGACAACATCCGCGACCAGATGAACTCCGTCGCGGGCGGCGGCGGTGGCGGTGGTGGCACCGGAGGCGGCGTCTTCGACTCCGTGAAGGACGCGCTGGGTCTCGGGGGCGACGACGGCGTGGACCAAGAACGCCTCGAAGCGGCCGACCGACTCACACAGGAGTACGCGAGCGAACTGCAAGAGCGCCTCGAAGCGCAGGGCAAGTGGAAACGCGTCCGAGAGGCGGCCGCCGAATGA
- a CDS encoding OsmC family protein, whose product MTKEVTTVSEEGYTAENQIRDFEVTLDATGESAPDTLESLLAAYGSCYVPALRVGGEQRDVGDLGRIEIDVSGDLNDDDKLSAVQFTVRTETEMDDDEAEQVVERADELCKVHDALKADLAADVTVESGAF is encoded by the coding sequence ATGACGAAAGAAGTCACAACTGTCTCCGAAGAGGGGTACACCGCCGAGAACCAGATTCGAGATTTCGAGGTCACTCTCGACGCGACGGGCGAGTCGGCACCCGACACGCTCGAATCTCTGCTTGCGGCCTACGGTTCCTGCTACGTCCCCGCGCTCCGCGTCGGCGGCGAACAGCGCGACGTTGGCGACCTCGGCCGCATCGAAATCGACGTATCCGGAGACCTCAACGACGACGATAAACTCTCGGCGGTCCAGTTCACGGTCCGGACCGAGACCGAGATGGACGACGACGAGGCCGAACAGGTCGTCGAACGCGCCGACGAACTCTGTAAGGTCCACGACGCGCTGAAGGCCGACCTCGCGGCGGACGTGACCGTCGAGAGCGGCGCGTTCTGA
- a CDS encoding metal-dependent hydrolase produces the protein MKLTWYGHSTWHVEVGDTELLIDPFFDNPKTNADPEELDPDYLLLTHGHADHIGDVDRYEGTELVATPEVVSYCRDEFGDFEAVGGMGMNLGGTVECDDAFVTMVRADHTNGMDTSYGATGGMPAGFVVSDTKPTQVSDAESQTFYHAGDTSLQTEMREVIGPYLEPDAAAVPIGDHFTMGPMQAAIAVDWVDADYAFPMHYDTFPPIEQDPEDFRKEVTGTGSDADVKNLDGEETFDLGEELY, from the coding sequence ATGAAGCTCACTTGGTACGGCCATTCGACGTGGCACGTCGAGGTAGGCGACACGGAGTTGCTCATCGACCCGTTCTTCGACAACCCGAAGACGAACGCCGACCCCGAGGAACTCGACCCCGACTACCTGCTTCTCACCCACGGCCACGCCGACCATATCGGCGACGTGGACCGCTACGAGGGCACGGAACTGGTCGCTACCCCCGAAGTCGTGAGCTACTGCCGCGACGAGTTCGGCGACTTCGAGGCCGTCGGCGGGATGGGGATGAACCTCGGCGGGACCGTCGAGTGCGACGACGCCTTCGTCACGATGGTTCGGGCCGACCACACCAACGGCATGGATACCAGCTACGGCGCGACCGGCGGGATGCCCGCTGGCTTCGTCGTCAGCGACACCAAGCCGACCCAAGTCAGCGACGCCGAGAGCCAGACGTTCTACCACGCGGGCGACACCTCGCTCCAGACCGAGATGCGCGAGGTCATCGGCCCGTATCTCGAACCGGACGCCGCCGCGGTGCCCATCGGCGACCACTTCACGATGGGACCGATGCAGGCCGCCATCGCGGTCGATTGGGTAGACGCCGACTACGCCTTCCCGATGCACTACGACACCTTCCCGCCCATCGAGCAGGACCCCGAGGACTTCCGCAAGGAGGTCACGGGCACCGGGAGCGACGCCGACGTGAAGAATCTCGACGGCGAGGAGACGTTCGACCTCGGCGAAGAACTCTACTGA
- a CDS encoding gluconate 2-dehydrogenase subunit 3 family protein: MELTRRDALVALAGGGAAVGTGAVLSGEFEGATPFADDPAPEDRMDALLAVADIVYPAELSGVEEFVRTYALGRVEDRPDYREGMVEALSTLDEYAESWFGDDFLGLDAETRETLLDQMGVDTARPNPDGSDPDRVRYYLVNELLYALYTSPTGGELVGTENPQGHPGGTASYQRGSRK; encoded by the coding sequence ATGGAACTGACTCGTCGGGATGCGCTGGTCGCGCTCGCTGGCGGCGGGGCGGCGGTCGGCACGGGCGCGGTCCTTTCCGGAGAGTTCGAGGGCGCGACCCCCTTCGCCGACGACCCCGCGCCGGAAGACCGGATGGACGCCCTCCTCGCGGTCGCCGATATCGTCTACCCGGCCGAACTCTCGGGCGTCGAGGAGTTCGTCCGGACCTACGCGCTCGGCCGAGTCGAGGACCGCCCCGACTACCGCGAGGGGATGGTCGAGGCGCTTTCGACGCTCGACGAGTACGCCGAGTCGTGGTTCGGCGACGACTTCCTCGGACTCGACGCCGAGACGCGCGAGACGCTGCTCGACCAGATGGGCGTGGACACCGCGAGACCGAACCCCGATGGCTCGGACCCCGACCGGGTGCGTTACTACCTCGTCAACGAACTGCTGTACGCGCTCTACACCTCGCCGACCGGCGGGGAGTTGGTCGGCACCGAGAACCCGCAGGGCCACCCCGGCGGCACCGCGAGCTACCAGCGAGGGTCCCGGAAATGA
- a CDS encoding GMC family oxidoreductase — MTERERRAPSERADVCVVGAGPAGALAAHRLAERGRDVVMLEAGERFDFEDRQRRMERAIRPGHGPLSVWEMGGERDRFTAGDGRFYPLNAARVKGVGGTTLHWQGMVMRFHESDFEAWPIDYDDLRPYYAEAEQALGVAGADDNPYAPPREEPFPLPAFAPSHSDSIFAEACERLGVTMHSVPNARNSEGYDGRSACVGYGTCKPVCPSGAKYSADHHVEKAEEEGVRVVTRAPVQRLEHDDAGERVTAAVYATPDGETHRQEAREFVLAAGGVEIPRLLLLSNSEQYPDGLANSSGAVGRYFMDHLFAGMGGTLDRETRQNHVGFITSECHQFYDAPTRGTEGRAGGVPEWSRERGEPKPDSIKLEFLNYAGPSPVEMALSGEEWGDDLLETLREGYGNSIAMGGLVGQRPQKENRIELDPSTTDDHGNPVPKIHWRVDDRTEASLRRANRIQRAILDELGVDISWTVGPADTGPAFHHMGTTRMGEDASESVVNPQLRTHDLRNLSVASSSVFRTSGALNPTLTIAALSLKAADHIDERL, encoded by the coding sequence ATGACCGAGCGCGAGCGACGCGCTCCGTCGGAGCGCGCCGACGTTTGCGTCGTCGGCGCGGGTCCCGCGGGCGCGCTCGCGGCCCACCGCCTCGCCGAGCGCGGCCGCGACGTAGTTATGCTGGAGGCGGGCGAGCGCTTCGACTTCGAGGACCGCCAGCGCCGGATGGAGCGCGCGATTCGGCCCGGTCACGGTCCGCTGTCGGTCTGGGAGATGGGCGGCGAGCGCGACCGATTCACCGCTGGCGACGGGCGGTTCTACCCGCTGAACGCCGCCCGCGTAAAGGGCGTCGGCGGCACGACGCTCCACTGGCAGGGGATGGTCATGCGCTTTCACGAGTCGGACTTCGAGGCGTGGCCTATCGACTACGACGACCTCCGGCCCTACTACGCCGAGGCCGAGCAAGCGCTCGGCGTCGCGGGCGCGGACGATAACCCCTACGCGCCGCCCCGCGAGGAGCCGTTTCCCCTGCCTGCGTTCGCGCCCTCCCACAGCGACTCCATCTTCGCGGAGGCCTGCGAGCGACTGGGAGTGACGATGCACTCGGTGCCCAACGCGCGCAACTCCGAGGGCTACGACGGCCGGAGCGCGTGCGTCGGATACGGCACCTGCAAGCCGGTCTGTCCCTCCGGGGCGAAGTATTCGGCGGACCACCACGTCGAGAAAGCCGAGGAGGAAGGCGTCCGGGTCGTCACTCGTGCGCCGGTCCAGCGACTAGAACACGACGATGCGGGCGAGCGCGTGACCGCGGCCGTCTACGCCACGCCGGACGGCGAGACCCACCGACAGGAGGCCCGCGAGTTCGTTCTCGCGGCGGGCGGCGTCGAGATCCCGCGCCTGCTGTTGCTGTCGAACTCCGAGCAGTACCCTGACGGACTAGCCAACTCCTCGGGCGCGGTCGGCCGGTACTTCATGGACCACCTGTTCGCCGGGATGGGCGGCACGCTGGACCGCGAGACTCGCCAGAACCACGTCGGGTTCATCACCAGCGAGTGCCACCAGTTCTACGACGCCCCGACCCGCGGGACGGAGGGGAGAGCGGGCGGCGTGCCCGAGTGGTCGAGAGAACGCGGTGAACCGAAGCCAGACAGCATCAAACTGGAGTTTTTGAACTACGCCGGACCGTCGCCGGTCGAGATGGCCCTCTCGGGCGAGGAGTGGGGCGACGACCTGCTCGAAACTCTGCGGGAGGGGTACGGCAACTCCATCGCTATGGGCGGACTTGTCGGCCAGCGCCCCCAGAAGGAGAACCGCATCGAACTCGACCCCTCGACCACCGACGACCACGGGAACCCGGTGCCGAAAATCCACTGGCGCGTGGACGACCGGACGGAGGCGAGTCTCCGGCGCGCCAACCGGATTCAGCGCGCGATTCTGGACGAGTTGGGCGTCGATATCTCGTGGACGGTCGGCCCGGCGGACACCGGCCCGGCGTTCCACCACATGGGTACGACCCGGATGGGTGAAGACGCCAGCGAGAGCGTGGTGAACCCGCAACTGCGGACCCACGACCTGCGGAATCTGTCGGTGGCGTCTTCGAGCGTCTTCCGGACCAGCGGGGCGCTGAACCCGACGCTGACCATCGCGGCGCTCTCGCTGAAGGCGGCGGACCACATCGACGAACGACTGTGA
- a CDS encoding isopentenyl phosphate kinase: MTASDSPTTVLKLGGSVITDKDRREALDGPALDRAADAVADALASGEISDLVVVHGGGSFGHHHASEHGVSKTEGSGDARAAVEIHGAMKTLDDFVLARLHDRDVPAVPVHPFSAARRDESAALSLMTEQVETMLGEGFVPVLHGDVVAHACEGVTILSGDEVVTAVAEGIAADCVGFCSTVPGVLDDEDAVIPEIASYDEVARFLGESDATDVTGGMAGKVRALLDLGAPATIFGPDDLRAFLAGETPGTRIDGR; this comes from the coding sequence ATGACGGCGAGCGACTCCCCGACGACCGTCCTCAAACTCGGCGGGAGCGTCATCACGGATAAGGACCGCCGGGAGGCGCTGGACGGTCCGGCGCTGGACCGCGCGGCCGACGCCGTCGCCGACGCGCTCGCGTCGGGCGAGATTTCGGACCTCGTCGTCGTTCACGGCGGCGGAAGCTTCGGCCACCACCACGCCAGCGAACACGGCGTCTCGAAGACCGAGGGGTCGGGCGACGCTCGGGCGGCGGTCGAAATCCACGGCGCGATGAAGACGCTCGACGACTTCGTGCTGGCGCGCCTCCACGACCGCGACGTGCCCGCGGTGCCGGTCCATCCGTTCTCGGCGGCCCGCCGCGACGAGTCGGCCGCCCTCTCGCTGATGACCGAGCAGGTCGAGACGATGCTCGGCGAGGGGTTCGTGCCGGTTCTCCACGGCGACGTGGTAGCCCACGCGTGCGAGGGCGTGACGATTCTCAGCGGCGACGAGGTGGTCACGGCCGTCGCCGAGGGAATCGCGGCCGACTGCGTGGGGTTCTGCTCGACGGTCCCCGGCGTGTTGGACGACGAGGACGCCGTAATTCCGGAAATCGCCTCCTACGACGAGGTGGCCCGGTTCCTCGGTGAGAGCGACGCGACCGACGTGACCGGCGGGATGGCCGGGAAGGTTCGGGCCTTGCTGGACCTCGGCGCGCCCGCGACGATTTTCGGTCCCGACGACCTCCGGGCGTTCCTCGCAGGCGAGACCCCCGGCACGCGAATCGACGGGCGCTGA